In Planctomycetota bacterium, the DNA window AGCGGCGAGGAGAAGTGGGCTTCGAAGCGCTAACGCCGAGTCGGGGAGTTCGCATGCTGCCAGCTACGAGAGCCGAGCAAGCACGACTGGAACTGGCCCGCCTGGACCGAGGCTAAGTACGAGAACGCTATCCTCGCCCATGATCCAGCTGGGCGTCAACATCGACCACGTCGCCACCGTCCGCCAGGCCCGCCGCGGCGCCGAGCCCGACCCCGTCCGCGCCGCGCACGAGGCCGAGATCGGCGGGGCCGACGGCATCACGGTGCACCTCCGCGAGGACCGCCGCCACGTCCAGGACCACGACGTCCGCCGGCTGCGGGACACCGTCAACGTCAAGCTCAACCTGGAGATGGCCGCCACCGACGAGATGATCGCCATCGCCCGCGAGCTGCGGCCGCATACCGCCATGCTCGTCCCCGAGGGCCGCCGGGAGATCACCACCGAGGGCGGGCTGGACGTCGCGGGCCAGCCCGAGGCGATGCGGGCCGCCGCCGGACGCCTCCGCGACGCCGGCCTGATCGTCAGCGCCTTCATCGATCCCGATCCGCGGCAGGTCGAGGCCGCGCACGCCGCGGGCTTCGACGTGTGCGAGGTGCATACCGGGCCCTACGCCCACGCCTTCGCCGATTGCGGCGGCGACTTCCGCCGCCGGGAGCTCCGCGATGCCCTGGACGCCATCGCGGCCGCGGGTGACGCCATCCGCCAGCGCGGCATGCGCTTCAACGCGGGCCACGCGCTCAACTACCACAACGTCGCTCCCGTGGCGGCCCTGCCCGGCATCGAGGAGCTCCACATCGGCCACGCCATCGTCAGCCGCGCCATCTACGTCGGCCTGCGCGCCGCGGTGGCCGACATGAAGCGCCTGATGACCGAGGCGGCGACGCCGTCCGAGCCGCGTGCGTGAGCACGCGGCCATGTCTTGGTTATTCGTCTTGCCACGCGATCAGTTTGACAGCGTTGATCCGCGTGCTCACGCACGCGGCTCGGTTGGACTACCTTCCGGCCGCATGAACGGGAACGGCAGCACGTCGCGGATGCTCGGGGCGCCGGTCAGCAGCATCGCCAGGCGGTCGATGCCCAGCCCCAGCCCGCCCGCGGGCGGCATGCCCACCCGCAGCGCACGCAGGAAGTCCTCGTCCAGCGTGCGGAAGGTGTCCTCCTCATCGTCGGCGCCCGCGAGCTGCTCGCGGAACTTGGCCTCCTGCACGTCGGGATCGTTCAGCTCGGTGTAGGCCGGCCCGATCTCCATCCCCGCGATGAAAAGGTCCCAGCGGCCCGCAACGTCCGGGTTGTCGCGGTGCGGCCGGGTCAGCGGGCTGATGGCGCTCGGGTAGTCGGTCACGAACGTCGGCCGGTTGCCGTCCAGCAGCGGCTCGGCCGCGTGCTCGAACAGCGCGTTGACCGCCAGCCAGTGGTCGGTGCCGGCCTCGATGCCGTGCTTGGCGGCCGCGGCTTGGACCTTCGCCTCGTCGAACATGTCGAAGCCCAGCGCCCGCTCGAAGAGCGTCCCGAAGGCGACTCGCTCGAAGGGCGAGGCGTAGTCCACCGCGTGGCCCTCCCACGGCATGGCCGACGGCGTGATCGGTGCGCCGCCCTCCGCCGCGTGCAGATCCTGGTACAGCGGCTCGGCACAGGCGGTCTCGGCCAGCTGCCGCACGAGCGCCTCGGTTAGCTCGAGCATGCTCTCGCTGTCGCCGAAGGCCTCGTAGGCCTCCATCGAGGTGAACTCGGGGTTGTGCCGGCGGCTGAGCCCCTCGTTGCGGAAGTTGCGGGACATCTCGAACACCCGCGGCATGCCCGCCACCAGCAGCCGCTTGAGGTACAGCTCGGGCGCGATCCGCAGGTACAGGTCCATGTCCAGGGCGTTCATGTGCGTGACGAAGGGCCGCGCCGCGGCGCCGCCGGCCTGGGGCTGGAGCACCGGCGTCTCGACCTCGACGAAGCCCCGCTCCTCCATGAACGCCCGCACTGCCCGCACCAGCCGCGTGCGCAGCCGAAGCTGCGCCATCGCCTCGGGGTTGGACCACAGGTCGACGTACCGACGGCGGTACCGCGCCTCGACGTCGGTGAGCCCCTCGTGCTTCGCCGGCGGCGGCTCGACCGACTTCGACGCCGGCCGAACGTCGCTCGCCCAGATGGTGACCTCGCCCGCCCGCGTCCGCATCAGCGGACCCTCGACGACCACGATGTCGGCCAGGTCGGTGAGCTTGGCGACCTCGAAGCCCGCCTGGGTGCAGTCCCGCTTGCTGACGGCGATCTGCAGGTCGCCGCTGGAGTCCCGCAGGTTCATCCACACAAGCTTGCCGCCGTCGCGGTGCAGCACGACCCGGCCCGCGACGGTGACCCGCGGCCGCTGGTCGACGACCGCCGGCAGCGCATCGCCGGTCGCCTGCGGGTCGGCCTTGCGGGCCTCCTTGCGGGCGGCCTCGGACGCCTGGTGCGCCGCGTCGGCGGCCTCGTCGTAGAGCGCAGCAGCATCCACCAGCGGCCGCACGCCGGCCTCGCGCTGTCCGTAGGGATCCAGCCCCAGTTCGGCCACGCGGTCGCGATTGGCGCGACGCTGCGCCGCGTACTCGCCGTCGGCCTGGGTCTCGTTCGGGGCGTCGCTCGATGCTGCGGTCATGGGACCGCGATGCTAGGAAGTCGCCCTAGGACCCCGGCGGCTCCCGGGAGCCCACCCCGCGGACGCCGTCGTCCCGCGGGCCGTCGGTGCTCGCCAGCGCGGGCGTCGCGTGCGTGCGGCACCACATCTCCAGCCGCCCGCCGACGCACCGCACCGCGACCAGCTCGACGCGGCGGCCGTCGCCCAGCGCCTGCTCCGCGGAGGTCAGCAGCGGCTCGCGGCCCTCCAGGGCCCGCAGCAGCGCCTCGGTCTCCGGCAGGTCCCGCAGCGCGGGCGGCACGTAGTCCTCGCTGTTCTGCCGCGCGTGCGCCAGCAGCACGCCCGCGGGCAGCGTGAGCCGGCCCAGGCTGACCGACCGCGCGGGCAGCCACAGCGCACCATCGTCATCGACGATGGGTTCGACCACCGCCCACACGAAGCGCTCGCCGTCGGGCATCATCAGCCGCACGCCGATGGCCAGCTCGTCGTTGACGAACTCGACCTGGATCTCGCCCAGCTCCTGCGGCCACTCCTCGAGCTCCCACCGCGACGCCACCCATTCGCGCATCTTGGTGTTGATCCACGCGTTGGCGTCGGGCGCTCGCACCCACACGTGCCAGGGCCCGTCCTCGCCCTCGCGGGGCTTGTAGAGCGCATTCCACAGGCTGTTCTCGATCGCGACGGCCGTCTGCACCGTCCGCGGATCGTCGGCCCGCACCGTCCGCCACCACTTGGGCGCCTGGTGGGCCAGCGAGATCGACACCATCACCGCGGCGGTGAGCACCGCCACGACGACCAACGCGCCGAGGACCAGCCAGCGCCGCAGCGACGAGATCCGGATCCGTCCGGGCATGCTGCTGCAATGGTGGCCCCGACGGCCGGGCCGATCAACCACCCGCTCACCCATATTCACTTGCCCGTCGCAACTCGCGGCGGCGCACGATGTTGGGGCTCAGCCGTCGCCGCCGGGGTCGCGATCGTCGCGGAGCTGAGCCAGCAGCGGGTGGTCCCGCTTGCGCCGCAGCGCCTCGATCACCGTGGGCGGCACCATCGTCTCGAGCACCGACGGGTCCTTGCCCATCGCCGCGATCTGGCGGATCAGGCTCGAGCTGATGTACGCGAAGCTCTCGCCGGCGACCATGAACGCCGTCTCCAGCCCCGCCAGCTGGCGATTGGTGACCGCCTGCTGCACCTCGTACTGCAGGTCCGAGAGGTTCCGCACCCCCCGCAGCAGCGCCGCGGCGCCCACCTCCACGGCGAAGTCCACCGTCAGCCCGTCGAAGACCTCCACCCGCACGGGCGCGTGATCGGGCTCGCGGCGGCACAGCTCGTCGACCAGCGTCCGCGCCATCGATCGCCGCTCGTCGGCCGAGAACAACTGCGGCTTGGAGGGGTTGTGGCCGATCGCGACCACCAGCTCGTCGAACAGCGTCCGCCCCCGGCGGATGACGTCGAGGTGGCCGTAGGTGATCGGATCGAACGAGCCCGGGTAGATCGCGATGTGATGCCTCGCCACGCCCGATGCTACCAGCACCCCGCGGCCGGCACGCCGCGGCGTGCCGGGGTGGCCTGTGCGGGTCGTGCGGCCTGGGGCGGGCGGGGAGGCGGCTTCGGCCGACCGAGCGACCGGCGAGATTGCCCCCCGGCCGGGCGGATTGCACATTTGGGGTGTTGGCCATCGGCCTTAGGCCGTGCCCGGTCGATTCCCGGGGTCCATGTGGGCCCTGCGCCCGGGCAACCGTGGCCGCATCCCCCTGCACCGGCCCCTCGCCGCTTGGGCGGCGAGGGGCTTTTTCGTGCCCCGGCGGCACGGCCCTTGTGATACACCCCGAGATTCGGTAGTCTCTGTGCGAGCGGCGTGTCATCGCGGCGCGCCAGATCCAACGCAAACGCGGGGGTTAGAGACATGCGCATCGC includes these proteins:
- the coaD gene encoding pantetheine-phosphate adenylyltransferase; the protein is MARHHIAIYPGSFDPITYGHLDVIRRGRTLFDELVVAIGHNPSKPQLFSADERRSMARTLVDELCRREPDHAPVRVEVFDGLTVDFAVEVGAAALLRGVRNLSDLQYEVQQAVTNRQLAGLETAFMVAGESFAYISSSLIRQIAAMGKDPSVLETMVPPTVIEALRRKRDHPLLAQLRDDRDPGGDG
- the lysS gene encoding lysine--tRNA ligase, with the protein product MTAASSDAPNETQADGEYAAQRRANRDRVAELGLDPYGQREAGVRPLVDAAALYDEAADAAHQASEAARKEARKADPQATGDALPAVVDQRPRVTVAGRVVLHRDGGKLVWMNLRDSSGDLQIAVSKRDCTQAGFEVAKLTDLADIVVVEGPLMRTRAGEVTIWASDVRPASKSVEPPPAKHEGLTDVEARYRRRYVDLWSNPEAMAQLRLRTRLVRAVRAFMEERGFVEVETPVLQPQAGGAAARPFVTHMNALDMDLYLRIAPELYLKRLLVAGMPRVFEMSRNFRNEGLSRRHNPEFTSMEAYEAFGDSESMLELTEALVRQLAETACAEPLYQDLHAAEGGAPITPSAMPWEGHAVDYASPFERVAFGTLFERALGFDMFDEAKVQAAAAKHGIEAGTDHWLAVNALFEHAAEPLLDGNRPTFVTDYPSAISPLTRPHRDNPDVAGRWDLFIAGMEIGPAYTELNDPDVQEAKFREQLAGADDEEDTFRTLDEDFLRALRVGMPPAGGLGLGIDRLAMLLTGAPSIRDVLPFPFMRPEGSPTEPRA
- a CDS encoding pyridoxine 5'-phosphate synthase, with translation MIQLGVNIDHVATVRQARRGAEPDPVRAAHEAEIGGADGITVHLREDRRHVQDHDVRRLRDTVNVKLNLEMAATDEMIAIARELRPHTAMLVPEGRREITTEGGLDVAGQPEAMRAAAGRLRDAGLIVSAFIDPDPRQVEAAHAAGFDVCEVHTGPYAHAFADCGGDFRRRELRDALDAIAAAGDAIRQRGMRFNAGHALNYHNVAPVAALPGIEELHIGHAIVSRAIYVGLRAAVADMKRLMTEAATPSEPRA